Within Oncorhynchus keta strain PuntledgeMale-10-30-2019 chromosome 30, Oket_V2, whole genome shotgun sequence, the genomic segment caacagctaatggggatcctaataaactaaactatggATGTAATTGTTTCTCTATGGCTGTGGACACTTCTAGAATCTTCCCCGTGATGACAGAGACCTAATGTGCAGCCATTATCCAATCGTTGCCTCTTTCACCACATGTGCGCAGACACCATTCTGTTGGGAGGCGTGGTAACCGGTGCTTAGGACCATCTTGGTAGCCACATTGTCGTAGATACGGTTGTCGTGGCGAGGCAGGAAGCCCCTCTGCAGCTTGTGCTCCAGGTGCATGTGGTTCTGAGGGGGGAGACCAAGGCACGCTCTGAAAGGgaaaagggatacctagtcagttgcaaaACTGAATGCTTATAACCACAGAGACCAGCACAACATTATTATTGgacaagagagacaggaagtTCAGTAACAAACATTACGATTGGTGACAAATCCCTAACAAGACAGGGTGGTAGGTGTTCTGACCTCATGATGTTCTCAATGCAGGCTCTCTGTCTGAAGTAGGCATTGACCAGCGGGGCCCCAGGGGGGACAAGGGGAGCTTTACACATGAAGGAGAGGATAGCCAGGACACTGTGGAAGGACTGGAAGGTCTCTGATCCTTGGGGCCGAACACCTACACGCTGACACAACTCTGTGAGGAGGACCAGGTCCAGGATGATAGGACTGGCTAGCAGAGAGTCCTGGAGAGAGACACCTTTGTTAGAAAAATCAggtcgaggtgtgtgtgtgtgtgcgtgagagagagagagagagactcacctCACAGGTGTTGTGCATTGCGATAGTGTTGGTTCCTCCCATCATGATCTCAGAGGTGTATTCATCCATCGCCCTCTTACTGTCCCCCACATACGGCACATACTTAAtcaccacctacacacacacacacacacacagcaagacaACGGAGTCAAGTATTTCTCAAGAAAAACTACAGATACTTTCTGCCCCTTAGTAAAATAAAATGTAGTGCTATTGATATCTACCAGGtatgaaaaaacacacaaaaacacaaacttACACAGTGGTCAGGTTTCTCCCCTTTGCGGTACAGTATAGGGTTAGAGTTGACCATGTCATCCACCACATTGCTCTTGGAGATCTCCTTGGAGCGGAACTGCTGCGGTGCTGAGAGATTCATACCATCATTGTTGCCAAGGTGATTGTAGCTGACAATGGAGGTGGGCTGTCATGGCAACAGACGGCAACACGTTATTGTACAGTCTGGTATTAACCTAGTGTTTACACACATGAAATTGCCCTTATACCTGGGTAATATCGTTGTAATAACAGTGTTTTAACATGTATAGTAATTTTAGAATAATTTAGTAATTGTATAATTATGTACTTCGTCATTATACAAGTGGAACGGGGACGGTTCATTTAACAGAAGTACGATTAAAGTGAATTAATGGACTGGGTCGACCTCTCACCTTGATCCCAGCACTGATGAGGAAGTCGACCAGGACTGACTTGATCTTTGTCTGACCAGACTTGAAGTCATCTCCTGCTATGAACACATTTCTCTCCACAGCCAGCTCTATCGCCCCAGGGACAAACGTGTTCTGGGGAGAACCGTTAATGTAGGCACAGCCCTCCAGGATACTGGCTACGGCAAACAAAGTAGAGGGAGACACCTCCCCACCTgactgatagagacagagagagagtgtaaaagagagagagtgtaaaagagagagaatagatctg encodes:
- the LOC118363870 gene encoding inositol-3-phosphate synthase 1-A-like — protein: MTENIRINNPNVKYTDTHIEAQYCYHTSAVRRDGDTLTVTPSVSELEFRTERHVPRLGVMLVGWGGNNGTTVTAAVLANRLGLTWRTKTGEQKANYYGSLFQSSTVCLGPGPDGKEVNIPFRDLLPMVHPNDIVFDGWDISSMDLGSAMERAEVLDWSLQEKLRPHMSCLRPRASIYIPEFIAANQAGRADNILKGTMAEQVEQIRADIQDFRHSSGVEKVIVLWTANTERFCELTAGVNDTAKNLLAAIQSGGEVSPSTLFAVASILEGCAYINGSPQNTFVPGAIELAVERNVFIAGDDFKSGQTKIKSVLVDFLISAGIKPTSIVSYNHLGNNDGMNLSAPQQFRSKEISKSNVVDDMVNSNPILYRKGEKPDHCVVIKYVPYVGDSKRAMDEYTSEIMMGGTNTIAMHNTCEDSLLASPIILDLVLLTELCQRVGVRPQGSETFQSFHSVLAILSFMCKAPLVPPGAPLVNAYFRQRACIENIMRACLGLPPQNHMHLEHKLQRGFLPRHDNRIYDNVATKMVLSTGYHASQQNGVCAHVVKEATIG